The following are from one region of the Salvia hispanica cultivar TCC Black 2014 chromosome 1, UniMelb_Shisp_WGS_1.0, whole genome shotgun sequence genome:
- the LOC125201810 gene encoding pentatricopeptide repeat-containing protein At4g02820, mitochondrial, giving the protein MLRRIARTSVAAAAAQRFSTKTAVLSAPAPAQETQSTERIDGASNRTKGGGRDTLGRRMFALVYSKRSAVVAIRKWKEEGRLVQKYELNRIVRELRSLKRYKHALEVCEWMRTQEDMKLMSGDFAIHLDLVAKVRGLNSAEKFFVDLPENMIDPITCSALLHTYVHCKESEKAEALMKKMSENDYLKSPVPYNHMLSLYVSTGQLEKIPKLIKEVKKVTSPDIVTYNLWLAACASQDAVETARKVFRELSEAKIEPDWVTHSTMASMYIKNSFREEAVSALKDMEKKVSRKVRVAYASLISLHTALENKNDVRAIWKKMQSTFRKLNDVEYTCMITSLLKLKQFQEAEKLYDEWESVSPTKDSRVPNLLLAAYINNEQMDKAKTFYSRMVDSKIVPGYTTWELLTWGYLKQKQVEEAVDCFKRAICSVRQWDPDEKLVQQVLALVEESGDVDVAEKLLSALGRVGYVNTEIYNSLLQTYANAGKMPLIVAERMKKDGVEMDEVTKRLVQLTSKMCVTEIPINA; this is encoded by the exons ATGTTGCGCCGTATCGCTCGAACgtccgtcgccgccgccgccgcgcaGCGCTTCTCGACGAAGACTGCCGTCTTGTcggcgccggcgccggcgcAGGAGACGCAATCGACGGAGCGTATAGACGGCGCCTCGAATAGAACGAAAGGCGGCGGCAGGGACACGCTTGGGCGGCGGATGTTTGCTCTGGTGTATTCGAAGCGGAGCGCCGTGGTGGCGATAAGAAAGTGGAAGGAAGAGGGGCGCCTGGTGCAAAAATACGAGCTCAATCGGATTGTTCGCGAGCTACGGAGCCTCAAGCGTTATAAACATGCTCTCGAG GTTTGTGAATGGATGAGAACACAAGAAGATATGAAGCTGATGTCTGGGGATTTTGCAATCCACTTGGATTTAGTTGCAAAGGTTCGGGGTTTAAACAGTGCAGAGAAGTTTTTTGTAGACCTCCCTGAAAACATGATAGATCCTATAACGTGTAGTGCTCTTCTCCACACCTATGTCCATTGCAAGGAATCGGAAAAGGCTGAGGCACTGATGAAGAAGATGTCAGAAAATGATTACTTGAAATCTCCGGTTCCCTATAACCATATGCTCTCTCTATACGTTTCCACAGGACAACTGGAGAAGATTCCAAAACTTATTAAAGAGGTGAAGAAGGTTACATCTCCAGATATCGTCACATATAACCTTTGGCTGGCTGCATGTGCCTCTCAGGACGCTGTTGAAACGGCCAGAAAGGTATTTCGTGAGCTAAGTGAGGCCAAAATTGAACCAGACTGGGTGACGCACAGCACAATGGCGAGCATGTACATCAAGAACTCATTCCGGGAAGAAGCAGTGTCTGCCCTGAAGGATATGGAGAAGAAGGTCTCCCGAAAAGTTAGAGTGGCATATGCGTCACTAATCAGTTTACATACAGCTCTGGAAAACAAGAATGATGTTCGTGCAATATGGAAAAAGATGCAGTCCACTTTCCGCAAGCTGAATGATGTGGAGTACACTTGCATGATCACTTCCTTACTGAAACTTAAACAATTTCAAGAGGCTGAGAAGCTGTACGATGAATGGGAGTCCGTTTCTCCAACCAAGGATTCGAGGGTCCCAAATTTGCTGCTTGCGGCCTACATCAACAACGAACAAATGGACAAGGCCAAAACCTTTTACAGTCGTATGGTGGACAGCAAGATAGTGCCGGGCTACACCACTTGGGAGCTTCTCACTTGGGGCTACTTGAAACAAAAGCAGGTTGAAGAAGCAGTTGACTGCTTCAAGAGAGCCATTTGCAGTGTGAGACAATGGGATCCGGATGAGAAGCTAGTGCAACAAGTCCTTGCGCTCGTGGAGGAGTCCGGTGATGTTGACGTTGCTGAGAAATTGCTTTCAGCTCTTGGTCGCGTTGGTTATGTGAATACGGAGATCTACAACTCGCTTCTGCAAACCTATGCAAATGCGGGTAAAATGCCGCTTATTGTAGCAGAAAGGATGAAGAAGGACGGTGTAGAAATGGATGAGGTAACGAAGAGATTAGTGCAGCTAACAAGCAAGATGTGTGTTACTGAAATTCCAATCAATGCTTGA